The sequence aaggaggatgGAGAAAGACTCTTAACATAGCTTCATCAAAACTAAGAGGAATAGCTTAATGACAAGGGCAATAGAGGGAAGGAGAAAAAACATGAAATAATCTCCAGTCGTGCACACCCTGCTACCACagatcagccaaatctccattcacagcagcggggctggagaattccagctgtgggcgaggctggaaaattctggccaaagtatCTGCTAAAAGATATCTTGTGCCTGTTGCATCGTCTCGAGTTCTGAGGTGGCGATGCACATAGGCCAGAGATCCAGAATTAACATCCCGCCAAATTATAAAATTTAACTGCGCCAACTTGTACAGAGCAGCTGGATCAATTTATGGGGTGGAAAAGTGTGGAGGGATATGTTGATGGTGTGAGATGAAGTGGCCAAGGTGGCTCAGATGGAGCTTAAACACCAGCACAGAACTGTCAGGCTGAACGGCCTATGCCTGAGCTATAAGGTATTTTGCTGGAATGTTGCACAAGTAGAAGGAATTCGCCGATCGCTCTGAGGGAGAGAATCTGCTGCCCAGGCTTGCTCCTCATGTGACTTCACACAACATGTGATTCATCTGAATTATATAAAAAATACTCCGCAATCACTTTGTAACAGCAAACTGGGCAGGAAGTgaggttgccaactctggctcGATGTACCGctggagatttcatcacatgaccttccACCCTTTCTATTCTCCAACCCCAAAAAAACAATGCAGTTTTGtcagcctcaaagaacaaaggttcAACAAGAGAAAAACTGATGTCGGTGCAATATCACCACCAATATTGTTCTTGTGCTGTTTTAATTTTAGGGGTATGCTTGGCTGAAAATGAAAGTAGCTTCAACACAGAAGCAAAAACAACGACTAAATATGGGATCTTCCAGATTGGCAGCCCCTTATGGTGTGACGATGGTAGTTCCAATCCCGGCTACAGTCAATGTGGGATCAGCTGTAGCAGTAAGTCAACCAGCGCTATATTGATTGTGCAGGTTATTTTAGCTATCAGTGGCCAGCTGTGGCTCCGTGAGTAACACTCACAATCTCTGAATCATGAGAGCGTCGGTCCAGGTCCATTTTGAGAGGGTTGAACACAAACTTCAGGCTGACATTTTCTGGTGCAGCGCAGCAGGAGTGCGACACTGTTGGAGGCGCTGACCTTTGGGCcgaatgttaaactgaggccctgtctggcGTCAAAGATCCCACGGCCGCCGTTTTGAAGGTGAGCCAGGGAGTTATCTCTCGCGCCCGGGGTGAATCTTCCTCCCTGAACGAACATCACTGAACAAAGGAGTGCTCAGGTCACTATaccattgctttttgtgggagtttgttgttTGTGTATTGACTGCTAAAGTTTCTATATCGCAGTATGTCTACACTTCATTTCATTGCTGTAAAGCATTTGGAAATACTCTGATAATGTGATATAAAAATTTAGGAGATGAAATCCCGTCTTCACATTAAGGATAACTTCCACCATGTTGTGTGGCCCGGATGAGGTGCTAACTGGGATagatttctttaaagtttattgaagtttatttgttagtgtcacaagtaggcttacattaacactgcaatgaagttactgtgaaaatcccctagtcgccacactccggcgcctgttcgggtacactgagggagaatttagcatggccaatgcaccctaaccaacacgtctttcagactgtggggggaaacctacacagacatggggagaatgtgcaaactctgcacaggcagtgacccaagctgggaatcgaacccgggtccctggatctgtgaggcagcagtgctaaccactgtgtcaccgtggagAAAGGCATCTGGAATCTTACCTTGTACAAAGAATGATGGATGTGGTTGTTAAAGATCAATCATCACTGTCTTAGTTCTTTAGGTTccgaagcccaaccatcttcaactgcatcatgaatgaccttccctccatcataaggtctgaagtggggatgtttgctgatggttgcataatgttcagcaccatttgcgactcctcagacactgagacAGTCCATGTCCACGTGTAGCAAGGCCAAGACAACATTCAATTACTGGCCAGAGAATGGCCACCTCcagtaagagagaatctaaccaacttCTCTTGACCTGAAATGGCATTATTGCCATTGGGTctcccactatcagcatcctgggggttaccattaatcaGACACAGAACTGGGCccatccatataaatactgtggccacaagaatagttcagaggctgggaattctgcaaagagtaactcacctcctgactccacacctAACACATTAGTTGGCGCACTGGTATCCCTGCTGTAATGGTGGAACTCTGACAGGTTGTGTTATTCTCTGTTATAGGTTTGTTGGACAATAATCTCACTGACGATATTAAGTGTGCCATTACTGTATCTCTGGCCCGTCCTGGAATGTTCATGTGGTATGTTGATCGCTGTTATATTCTTTCAGCTCTCGCTAACTGTTACAGTTCAAAATGATGGACAAAATGGATTTAAGTGGAGCCTCGCGGTGCAGGGTCAAGGATCAGAATAATATCGTGGGGGAAAACAATGTAAAAGAAAATCAAATAAGAAGCGAAAGTAGTGGCATTAACACTCAGGGTTCAGAATTTTAGATCAGGAAATGAGCAGGCTGATAAGAAGCTCCAGGACTTTGGGGAATGAATTAGCAGAAAATGGCAACTTGATAAGACATGATTGGCATAAACCATTGCTCCGTTGTGGCGCTGAGTCGGAAGGCAGAGCAGCCAATCCCAGATGGAGGGGTTGCTGGAGGTGCCATCAAATGACCATTGCCCCCACACAGCTCCAGCTgtgttcctgccttttccccgttctCCTGTCTCACTGCCTTCCTACAACCACTAGACAAgcgttaaagttaatttattagtcacaagttaggcttacattaacactgcaatgaagttgctgtgaaattcccctagttgtcacactcagacgcttgttcgggtcactgcacctaaccagcatgtctttcggactgtgggagaaaaacggagcaaccgaaggaaacccacgcagacacggggagaatgtgcaatctccactcagacagtgacacgGTACGGTACGGtacggtgggcggcacggtagcacagtggtttgggcggcacggtagcacagtagttagcactgcttcttcacagctccagggtcccgggttcgattcccggctcgggtcactgtctgtgtggagtttgcacattctcctcgtgtctgcgtgggtttcctccgagtgctccggtttcctcccacagtccaaagatgtgcgggttaggttgattggccaggttaaaaattgccccttagagtcctgggatgcgtaggttagagggattagcgggtaaattagcgggtaaaaaaaaagggattagcgggtagggcctgggtgggattgtggtcggtgcagactcgatgggccgaatggcctccttctgcactgtagggtttctatgattctatgaaagccaggaatcgaacgcaggtccctggcgctgtgaggcagcagtgctaatcactgtgccaccgtgctgccccggctcTTTGCGTTAAGGTTGCCCTCCTTCGTGTTGTGTGGCATCACCGCAATGTTAAAtaggatagactttgaacagagaTTTAGCAACTCAaatctgggcatccatgaggcattgtgggccatcagcagcagcagaattgtcatAAACCATAAATTGCAACTTCACAGCCCGGTATATCTCCCACTCCACCATCGCTATCAAGTCAGGATCAATCCTGGTTCGCTGACGATTGCAGGAGGATAACCAGACAGGAgggttccacaaatatccgcaTTCTCAATGTTGGGGagaccagcacatcagtgcaaaccaTAAGGCAGAAGCATCTTCAGACCTGGCCCCTGTCCTTCATTTCTGACACTGTTTTCCTTTGCAGGCCTGCCTGGAGAAAGAAATGCAGCAAACTTGATCTCAGTCACTTTCTGGATGATTGCAAACTCTAAAGATGGAAGACCCTTCACTCAGCATTCTGCTCTGCACTCCTCCTATCACAGCATGAGACTCCTTTAACCATTCAGCTTTGCATTTCTGGGACAATCACACCTCATCAACCTGTCCTTACCAGTAGTCAGGCCCCTGGGATCGCACTCTACTCCTTTAGCTGGAGTGGCTGGGGTGAAGGGGTGACTCATTGTTAGGAGTTGTGACCTTCCTTACCTGATCACCGTTTGGAGGGAGGGACCTGATCCTGGAGATACCCATTCCAAGCATCCGTGTGAATCATCATCCAATGTGAATCCCAAGGATAAGTACCATGGCGTTCCCGAAtctgttccctctctccctgcagaGTGTGAGGGGATTGGGTCGGACTCTGAGcagctttttaaagtttaaagtttatttattcatcacgagtaaggcttacactaacactgcaatgaagttgctgtgtaattcccctagtcgccacactccagcgcctgttcaggtcaatgcacctaaccagcacgtctttcaaactgtgggaggaaactggagctcccggaggaaacccacgcagacacggggagaacgtgcaaactccacacagacagtcacccaagctgggaatcgaactcgggtccctggtgctgtgaggcagcagtgctaaccactgtgccaccatgcagaccTATGTGCCTTCAATGTCTCTGGGCTGTAGAGGGTAAAAATAAAGCAATGGACTGGATCTGCTGCAGTGAATCTGAAACCCAATCAACAATGTAGTACTCTCAGTGTCAGAGACTGGCTCCAAATCCTCCCATTCAGTCCAGAGTTTCAATGAATGATCATTACACGCTGTGGATTGTgatggggagggacagagagagttacCATGTGAAGTGTTAACTTGTCCCAACCTTCCAACAACTCCCTTCATTGCTTCCATTCTGCTTCTGTAACGCTTCAAGCTCCAGCTTTGTGGGGAGTTATTTGACAATTTTTACCCACAAGAGTTAGCAAATAAATAAACGCAGCAACACAAGCTAAACAGTCGgtgtctggaacattctttcaacaacaacaacaagctGCCTTTGCAGGGTGGGCAGGATTCCTTGGCTGGATGCtttccaagaccggaaattcctgcctgagctcaacggacctttttaTGGTCTGCTGAACTTCTGTCCCGCCCATTCCCACAGCAGGCAGCAATGGGAGAATTTTGGCCAGcgaaacagagtcaatggctgggatttttccTTGCCCTATCTATGGTGTGTCTTCAGGCAGCAGAGGCTCCTCATCTCCATTGGCCGCCAGTGGGGTCTCCCGGTCCCACCACTGTCTATGATGTTTTGTGTGACTTGCCCATCCCGCTGAGAGAAGGCGTCTTCAGCTGGACCGGAAGATCCAGTGGGAAGGGCCAAAAAATGCGGCCCAATGTTTCATGTCGATGATCCTTCTTCTGATCTGGGGAAAATTAGAAACACAATTGGTGTCACCTGGGTcgatgggggccggggggggggggggggggggggggggcgggcgggcagCGGTGAGGGAATGAAGAAAATAAAGGTCCATGAGGGGGTTGGAAGATGGAAGACATTAACTGGcaaagggaatggtgatgggaCCAATGTAGAAACAGAAGCTGAATCTCAAAGTGGTTCGAATGACAGATTAATGAACAGATGTCCTCGATAAGAAAAACAAGAGGAAAAGTAAATTAAGGCTGAAACTTGCaaataaaaggaaacaaaatggaggcagaggttaCAATCGTAAATTGTCCAATTCATTGTTAAATTCAGAAACTAATCCAAAGGTACGGTTACGTTGAGGTTGACACACGACGGTCAGTTGGCGGCAAAGAtgggagcaaggtggagaattaaaatatcAGGGCTTCCGATGAAAGGACAAAGGATCCATGGCTTCGCTAGTAATTTTCAGTGTTTCACTCAATCCTGCGATTGAAAATTGGTCGAACTTTTATTATGTGGTTTATCTGGGATTTCTTCACAAATTGAATGTCGACACAGATGAACATCCAAGAAAATATACCTTGCTAACGCACAGATGTTGTTAATtaattgttaaagtttatttattagtcacaagtatactTACAtgcgcactgaagttactgtgaaaatcccctagtcgccacactccggcgcctgtttggatacattgagggagaatttagcatggccaattcaccctaaccagcacgtcttccaatctgtgggaggaaaccggagcacccggaggaaacccacgcagacacggggagaacataccccactgacacactgacagtgactcaagcctggaatcaaacccgagtccctggcgctgaagcatctccgcatcctcctcactgctcaccctcccacccaactttgtatcatctgcagtcATCTGCAGATTGACTCGAATGAAAACAGGGCTTAAAGGGTTAAGTTAAGAggatatagaaaatagaagcagaagtaggccattcggccctttgagttcaCTCCACCATGTTCATAGACTCCTTACagggccgaaggaggccattcggcccattgagtctgcacccactctccaacagagcatcccacccaggccctatccttgtaaccccatgtattcacccacaAACTtataaatctttggacactaaggggcaattcagcacggccaatccacctaacctgcacatctttggactgtgggaggaaaccggagcacccggagtaaacacacgcagacacgggaagaaaatgcagactccacacagacacccaaggctggaattgatcccaggtctctggcgccatgaggcagcagtgctaaccactgtgcccgcaCAGCGCCACCCCATTGTTGAATAAACTCAACCTATCACTGAGTTTAGAGATGATCTGATAAAATTCAAATAGTTTGCCTGTGTTGCAATCAAGAATGAACACTGAAGCAATTAATACATTTTGATTGGTCTTAGCAAAGAGAACTCAGATGGAATAATTGCTCCAGAGAATCCATTATCAGAGCAGATTTCActggctctgaagaagagtcttttggactcaaaacattaactctgtttctctctccacatgcactgccagacctgctgagttttcccagcattctctgtttgatTCACGATTACACTGGTGATGGGCAACAAAAAAATCCGGAAGAGTTTACGTTTTATTTTTGATGAAGGAGGAGATGGATGTTTCTCTCGGTTGTTTTTGCTGCTGTTCGTATTTCTAGTGTCCTGTTGCAATCACAGAACAAACTGAAATTGGAGAGCAGGAAGCTGGAACCATGATCTGAAGCAGCAAGTTGCAGCAACAAATAATAAAATTGCTAAAGTAACAGGATTCCAACTCACCAAAACACCTCCTTTACAGCTGCATACCCTGGCAGCCCTGAACGCCTCTTTAttcgcgtcacaagtaggcttacattaacactgcaatgaagttactgtgaaaatcctccagggAAACAAAGGTTTTTTTAAGGGATTGGTTTTCATATTGATAAATATACTGGGGGAGAGGAGGTGGtgtagtcactggactagtaatccagagacccagagcaatgccCTGGCAACCCACCATGGTAGatagtgaaatctgaattcaatacaaatatggaattagaagtctaatgataaacatgaaaccattgttgtaaaaatccatccggttcattaatttagtttatttattagtgtcacaagtaggcttacattaacactgcaatgaagttactgtgaaaatcccctaatcgccacactccggcgcctgttcgggtacattgagggagaatttagcatggccaattcacttaaccagcacgtctttcagactatgtggCTCAGAGGAGATTTATTTTACCATATATATCATTTGTAAAGGTGAAATTCTGAATAAGaattctcaatggaaacaaattaaaacatgctaccgtgcaaagggacctgggggtccttgtgcatgagacgcaaaagcccagcctgcaggtacaacaggtgatcaagaaggcaaatgggatgttggcctatattgcgaagggcatagaatataaaagcagggatgtcttgatgcacctgtacagggcattggtgaggccgcagctggaatactgtgtgcagtattggtccccttatatgaggaaggatatattggcattggagggagtgcagagaaggttcaccaggttgataccggagatgaggggtttggattatgaggagaggctgaggagattgggtttgtactcgttggagtttagaaggatgaggggggatcttatggagacttataagataatgcgggggctggatagggtggaggcggagagattctttccacttagtaaggaagttaaaactagaggacacagcctcaaaataaaggggggtcggtttaagacagagttgaggaggaacttcttgtcccagagggtggtgaatctctggaattctctgcccactgaggtggtggaggctacctcgctgaatatgtttaaagcgcggatggatggattcctgatcggtaagggaattaagggttatggggatcaggcgggtaagtggtactgatccacgtcagatcagccatgatcttattgaatggcggggcaggctcgaggggctagatggcctactcctgctcctatttcttatgttcttatgttcttattaagaaagctaacttccttctgcacttcagggaCAAATACATTCTACACAGGTTTCTACCAGACAGGGGATAGACAACCTGTACCGAGCTGCTGTGTAGCTGGGACATTCCATACGTTTAATTCCTGGACTTTGTGAGGAAGTGACTGGCCTTACCCATCACCTCTCTCTTGACAGGATAATCACATTCAAGTTCTTGGTGTCCATGTGGACTCACTGACTGAGATCAGCTGGCTAAGAATGAAGTGAGAGGGTGAACAGGGCCACAATGAGGCAACACCAGTGGAAGCAGATTTCTTTCACTCCTCTCCACCCTCCCATGTTCCTCATCTCCTGGTCAATGCTAGTTATAGAATGTTATGGGTCCCTTAATTCACCAGCATCAAAGACTGTGAACAAAGGTAGTTTATTTCTAAGCTCACAGCTACAAACActgcgggtgggattttcccgccgtgctcgccccaaggccagaaattcctgcccgaggtcaatggacctttgcatggtccaaccctgcccgctacgattcccggaatgggaaaattccactctacTTGTGCTCTGCGCGAAACCCAGGgataatcttagaatcatagaagcatagaatccctacagtgcagaaggagatcattcggcccatcaaggtagtaaattggattagacactggctcaatggaagaagccagagagtggttgtggaggattgcttctctgagtggaggcctgtgactagtggtgtgccgcagggatcggtgttgggtccattgttgtttgtcatctatatcaatgatctggatgataatgtggtaaattggatcagcaagtttgctgatgatacaaagattggaggtgtagtggacagtggggaaggttttcaaagcttgcagagggatttggaccaactagaaaaatgggctgaaaaatggcaaatggaatttaacgcagacaagtgtgagatattgcacattggaaggacaaaccaaagtagaacgtacagggtaaatggtaggactctgaagagtgcagttgaacagagggatctgggaatacaggtacagagttccctaaaagtgacatcacaggtggatagggtcgtaaagagtgcctttggtacattggcctttataaatcggagtatcgagtataaaagttggagtgttatggtaaggttatataaggcattggtgaggccgaatttggagtattgtgtacagttttggtcacctagttacaggaaggatgtaaataaggttgaaagagtgcagagaaggttcacaaggatgttgccgggacttgagaagctgagttacagagagagattgaataggttgggactttattccctggagcgtagaagattgaggggagatttgatagaggtgtataagattttgatgggtatagatagagtgaatgcaagcaggctttttccgctgaggctaggggagaaaaaaaccagagggcatgggttaagggtgaaaggagaaaagtttaaagggaatattagggggggcttcttcacgcagagagtggtgggagtgtggaatgagctgccggataaagtggtaaatgcggggtcacttttaacatttaagaaaaacttggacgggttcatggatgagaggggtgtggagggatatggtccaagtgcaggtcagtgggactaggcaaaaaatggttcggcacagacaagaagggccaaaaggcctgtttctgagctgtatttttctatggttctatagttctatgcctgtaccgacaacaatcccattcaggcctgatccccatcacgccatgtatttaccctgcaaatcatcctgacactaaggatcaatttagcatggccaattaacctaacctgcgcatctttggactgtgggaggaatccagagcacccagaggaaacccatgcaggcacggggagaacatgcaaattccacacatccagtcacccgaggccagaattgaactcaagccccggcgctgcgaggcaacagtgctaactactgtaccaccatgccacaacTACTTCCCGCACTTCTCACTATGTGACCTCTTCGATAGGTACGTCATCACGTTCTCATGTGACCATTCAGTCAACAATAGTGATCTCAGTTCCAGCGAGTCCATTCTGTCTACCATCATATTGGACTATTACTGCATTATATGTAACAAATGTTCTTGTAACAAGTCTTCTTGAAACTAGGACTCTGTCTGTAAATTGAGACATTCTTGGTCGCTGGGGATTTTCTCCAGGTAGCAGAGAGCAGCATTTTAAGTTGCCTTTCAATAACAGATGTTGTATGACCCAATCCCCACCCCTGATTGTGGATAATGGGTGAGCTCATTTTTGGTcgagctaatgtagggggagctatatgataaatggcagaaccataaaggatgtagatacgcagagggacttgggtgtgcaagtccacagatccttgaaggtgacgtcacaggtggagaaggtggtgaagaaggcatatggcatgtttgcttttataggacggggcatagggtataaaagttggggtctgatgttgcagatgtatagaacgttggttcggccgcatttagaatactgcgtccagttctggtcgccacactaccagaaggacgtggaggctttagagaaagtgcagaggaggtttaccaggatgttgcctggtatggaggggcttagttatgaggagagattgggtaaactggggttgttctcactggaaagacggaggatgaggggagacctaatagaggtgtataaaattatgaaagacacagatagggtgaacggtgggaagctttttcccagatcagaagtgacaatcacgaggggtcacgggctcaaggtgagaggggcgaagtataactcagatattagagggatgttttttacacttctgaccttatgacagagtgaaggtcattgatgaagcagctgatgatggttggacctaggacactactctgagggacgtttgcagagatgtcctggaactgagatgactgaccctccacaaccacagccatcttcctatataccaggcatgactccaaccagcggagagtttgccccctgatacccattgactccagttttgctggggctccttgatgccacactcagttgaatggggctttgatatcaagggctgtcactctcacttctCACATCACATACGTATATATAAAAATCCCCCTTGTGTTCTCTTGAATTGCCTGCTGCAATGTCCTGGAAAATTAATGTTTAATTTCTGGAAACTCCAGGGTTATCCAGGAGAATTGGCAACACTACAAGAATTCTGTACGAAGTGGGAA is a genomic window of Mustelus asterias chromosome 17, sMusAst1.hap1.1, whole genome shotgun sequence containing:
- the LOC144506214 gene encoding lysozyme C-1-like; the encoded protein is MDSRPEAVPMKIFLVFSLLLQATSGRIFTKCELAQIFKNSELKGHPQSLASWVCLAENESSFNTEAKTTTKYGIFQIGSPLWCDDGSSNPGYSQCGISCSSLLDNNLTDDIKCAITVSLARPGMFMWPAWRKKCSKLDLSHFLDDCKL